A stretch of the Capsicum annuum cultivar UCD-10X-F1 chromosome 8, UCD10Xv1.1, whole genome shotgun sequence genome encodes the following:
- the LOC107839975 gene encoding mitogen-activated protein kinase kinase kinase 1 isoform X1, producing MYAKKKQLRPRLDRTNALKNVDYDASQSVPSSPFEDQHTQRTRSLDLYPVTNRTSFRIDGAAGEFDTICRSLGLSPEDFAIPVAAWEARKPCSRSDRLRSTRFARRDSDVELECADELSDTGTGDGESNRRLDNLTASESEGENEPCSDADLYGTENELEVSDSFRNGVRGKLKHRLNSAPENLIKARVSEKEDVKCGIKGFRPPRLAPPAADVDDFTSAWDFIKSFGPADDENMVSPLHVESTSDDTPGNNKVGDIAKDDERSEDCVRNTSQESDSSSENDGVCEKPFEQGVRGDAESSKSPSDDSYSLISKRSSKSPTGESYSIISEMSPKSRSNESCALSLKSIHSVSPNGSPSIKSWQKGDFLGSGSFGTVYEGFTDDGFFFAVKEVSLIDPGNQQSLYQLEQEISLLSRFRHKNIVRYHGTNKDESKLYIFLELVTKGSLASVYRKYRLRDSHVSDYTRQILSGLHYLHSREVMHRDIKCANILVDVSGSVKLADFGLAKATQMNNIKSCKGTAFWMAPEVVNRKNNGYGTPADIWSLGCTVLEMLTGQIPYSHLEGMQALFRIGRGEPPPIPDTLSTEAQDFINSCLRVNPNDRPTASELLEHPFVMKPLSNFSSP from the exons ATGTATGCGAAGAAGAAGCAGCTAAGACCTCGACTTGACCGGACAAATGCCTTAAAGAACGTCGATTACGACGCTTCACAGTCGGTACCGTCTTCGCCGTTCGAAGATCAGCATACTCAGCGGACTAGGTCGCTTGACCTTTATCCTGTAACGAATCGTACAAGCTTCAGAATCGACGGTGCTGCTGGTGAATTTGATACTATTTGCCGCTCTTTAGGCCTTTCTCCTGAAGATTTTGCGATTCCTGTTGCTGCTTGGGAAGCTCGGAAACCTTGCTCTCGTTCGGACCGATTGCGGAGCACAAGGTTTGCTCGACGTGATTCTGATGTTGAGCTTGAGTGTGCGGATGAACTGTCTGATACGGGTACTGGTGACGGTGAATCGAACCGACGGTTGGATAATTTGACGGCTAGTGAATCGGAGGGAGAAAATGAACCGTGCTCCGACGCTGATCTTTACGGAACCGAGAATGAGCTTGAGGTTTCTGATAGTTTTAGAAATGGTGTGAGAGGTAAATTGAAGCATCGCTTAAATTCTGCTCCTGAAAATTTGATTAAGGCTAGGGTTAGTGAAAAGGAGGATGTTAAGTGTGGAATTAAGGGATTTAGACCACCAAGGCTAGCTCCTCCAGCGGCAGACGTGGACGATTTCACATCTGCTTGGGATTTTATCAAAAGTTTTGGTCCTGCGGATGATGAAAATATGGTTTCACCTTTACATGTTGAGAGCACTTCCGATGACACACCTGGAAACAACAAAGTAGGAGACATTGCTAAGGATGACGAACGTAGTGAGGATTGTGTAAGAAATACTTCACAAGAATCAGACTCTTCTTCGGAAAATGATGGAGTTTGTGAAAAGCCATTCGAGCAAGGTGTAAGAGGTGATGCTGAAAGTTCCAAATCACCGAGTGATGATTCCTACAGCCTGATTTCGAAGAGAAGCTCCAAATCACCTACTGGTGAATCCTACAGCATTATCTCGGAGATGAGCCCTAAGTCACGGAGTAATGAATCCTGTGCATTGAGTTTGAAGTCCATACATTCTGTTTCTCCAAATGGTTCTCCTAGTATAAAATCTTGGCAAAAGGGCGACTTTCTTGGGAGTGGGTCATTTGGAACAGTGTATGAAGGATTCACGGA TGATGGATTCTTTTTTGCTGTCAAAGAAGTTTCGTTGATTGACCCAGGAAACCAACAGAGCCTTTATCAACTTGAACAG GAGATTTCTCTTCTAAGTCGGTTTCGACATAAAAATATAGTTCGCTATCATGGCACAAACAAG GACGAAAGCAAACTGTATATCTTTCTTGAGCTTGTTACAAAAGGCTCACTTGCAAGTGTCTATCGCAAGTATCGCTTGCGTGATTCCCATGTTTCAGATTACACCAGGCAAATCTTGAGTGGGTTGCATTACCTTCATTCCAGAGAAGTGATGCACAG GGACATTAAGTGTGCCAATATATTGGTGGATGTTAGTGGTTCAGTGAAGCTTGCAGATTTCGGACTGGCAAAG GCAACACAAATGAATAACATAAAGTCTTGCAAAGGAACTGCATTCTGGATGGCCCCAGAG GTTGTTAATAGGAAGAACAATGGTTATGGGACTCCTGCTGATATATGGAGTCTGGGTTGTACTGTCTTAGAGATGTTAACTGGCCAAATTCCTTACTCTCACTTGGAAGGG ATGCAAGCACTGTTCAGAATAGGCAGAGGTGAACCTCCTCCTATACCAGATACCTTATCAACAGAAGCTCAGGATTTCATAAATAGTTGTTTGCGAGTTAATCCAAATGATCGGCCAACTGCATCTGAACTTCTGGAACATCCATTTGTCATGAAGCCACTATCAAATTTCTCGAGTCCTTGA
- the LOC107839975 gene encoding mitogen-activated protein kinase kinase kinase 1 isoform X2, with the protein MYAKKKQLRPRLDRTNALKNVDYDASQSVPSSPFEDQHTQRTRSLDLYPVTNRTSFRIDGAAGEFDTICRSLGLSPEDFAIPVAAWEARKPCSRSDRLRSTRFARRDSDVELECADELSDTGTGDGESNRRLDNLTASESEGENEPCSDADLYGTENELEVSDSFRNGVRGKLKHRLNSAPENLIKARVSEKEDVKCGIKGFRPPRLAPPAADVDDFTSAWDFIKSFGPADDENMVSPLHVESTSDDTPGNNKVGDIAKDDERSEDCVRNTSQESDSSSENDGVCEKPFEQGVRGDAESSKSPSDDSYSLISKRSSKSPTGESYSIISEMSPKSRSNESCALSLKSIHSVSPNGSPSIKSWQKGDFLGSGSFGTVYEGFTDDGFFFAVKEVSLIDPGNQQSLYQLEQEISLLSRFRHKNIVRYHGTNKDESKLYIFLELVTKGSLASVYRKYRLRDSHVSDYTRQILSGLHYLHSREVMHRLLIGRTMVMGLLLIYGVWVVLS; encoded by the exons ATGTATGCGAAGAAGAAGCAGCTAAGACCTCGACTTGACCGGACAAATGCCTTAAAGAACGTCGATTACGACGCTTCACAGTCGGTACCGTCTTCGCCGTTCGAAGATCAGCATACTCAGCGGACTAGGTCGCTTGACCTTTATCCTGTAACGAATCGTACAAGCTTCAGAATCGACGGTGCTGCTGGTGAATTTGATACTATTTGCCGCTCTTTAGGCCTTTCTCCTGAAGATTTTGCGATTCCTGTTGCTGCTTGGGAAGCTCGGAAACCTTGCTCTCGTTCGGACCGATTGCGGAGCACAAGGTTTGCTCGACGTGATTCTGATGTTGAGCTTGAGTGTGCGGATGAACTGTCTGATACGGGTACTGGTGACGGTGAATCGAACCGACGGTTGGATAATTTGACGGCTAGTGAATCGGAGGGAGAAAATGAACCGTGCTCCGACGCTGATCTTTACGGAACCGAGAATGAGCTTGAGGTTTCTGATAGTTTTAGAAATGGTGTGAGAGGTAAATTGAAGCATCGCTTAAATTCTGCTCCTGAAAATTTGATTAAGGCTAGGGTTAGTGAAAAGGAGGATGTTAAGTGTGGAATTAAGGGATTTAGACCACCAAGGCTAGCTCCTCCAGCGGCAGACGTGGACGATTTCACATCTGCTTGGGATTTTATCAAAAGTTTTGGTCCTGCGGATGATGAAAATATGGTTTCACCTTTACATGTTGAGAGCACTTCCGATGACACACCTGGAAACAACAAAGTAGGAGACATTGCTAAGGATGACGAACGTAGTGAGGATTGTGTAAGAAATACTTCACAAGAATCAGACTCTTCTTCGGAAAATGATGGAGTTTGTGAAAAGCCATTCGAGCAAGGTGTAAGAGGTGATGCTGAAAGTTCCAAATCACCGAGTGATGATTCCTACAGCCTGATTTCGAAGAGAAGCTCCAAATCACCTACTGGTGAATCCTACAGCATTATCTCGGAGATGAGCCCTAAGTCACGGAGTAATGAATCCTGTGCATTGAGTTTGAAGTCCATACATTCTGTTTCTCCAAATGGTTCTCCTAGTATAAAATCTTGGCAAAAGGGCGACTTTCTTGGGAGTGGGTCATTTGGAACAGTGTATGAAGGATTCACGGA TGATGGATTCTTTTTTGCTGTCAAAGAAGTTTCGTTGATTGACCCAGGAAACCAACAGAGCCTTTATCAACTTGAACAG GAGATTTCTCTTCTAAGTCGGTTTCGACATAAAAATATAGTTCGCTATCATGGCACAAACAAG GACGAAAGCAAACTGTATATCTTTCTTGAGCTTGTTACAAAAGGCTCACTTGCAAGTGTCTATCGCAAGTATCGCTTGCGTGATTCCCATGTTTCAGATTACACCAGGCAAATCTTGAGTGGGTTGCATTACCTTCATTCCAGAGAAGTGATGCACAG GTTGTTAATAGGAAGAACAATGGTTATGGGACTCCTGCTGATATATGGAGTCTGGGTTGTACTGTCTTAG